The proteins below are encoded in one region of Levilactobacillus namurensis:
- the scrK gene encoding fructokinase ScrK translates to MQLGSIEAGGTKFVCAVGNEDYRTLDKVRIPTTTPEETLDKTVAYFKKFPDLKAIAISSFGPIELRRNSPKYGFITDTPKKGWANTDFLGRLKQDFDIPMAWTTDVNGSAYGEYVTSTLFNEKINSLVYFTIGTGVGAGAVIDGKFIGSMGHPEVGHVRLKRHPDDLDFPGICPFHGDCLEGLVSGPTFDARLGKPGKDVPLTNHVWDIMAYYVAQAALQETLLLRPDKIVFGGGVVSEPFLVKVRAEFAKLLNGYVDVGDLTDYIVMPLVKENGSATLGDYALALKEYNK, encoded by the coding sequence TTGCAACTAGGTAGCATTGAAGCGGGGGGAACCAAGTTCGTCTGTGCCGTGGGTAATGAGGATTACCGGACGCTAGATAAGGTGCGGATTCCAACGACCACGCCCGAAGAAACCTTGGACAAAACCGTCGCTTATTTCAAAAAATTTCCTGATTTAAAAGCCATTGCGATCTCATCCTTTGGCCCCATCGAACTGCGGCGGAATTCGCCAAAGTACGGGTTCATCACGGATACGCCGAAGAAGGGCTGGGCCAATACCGATTTTCTAGGACGGCTCAAGCAAGACTTCGACATCCCGATGGCCTGGACCACTGACGTGAACGGGTCAGCTTACGGTGAGTACGTGACCTCGACGCTCTTCAATGAAAAGATCAATTCATTGGTCTACTTCACGATTGGGACCGGGGTCGGTGCGGGTGCCGTAATCGACGGCAAGTTCATCGGCAGTATGGGTCACCCAGAAGTCGGCCACGTGCGCTTGAAACGTCACCCGGACGACCTGGACTTCCCAGGTATCTGCCCGTTCCACGGAGATTGCTTGGAAGGCCTGGTCAGTGGACCAACGTTTGATGCCCGGCTGGGGAAACCTGGTAAGGACGTGCCGTTGACGAATCACGTCTGGGACATCATGGCGTACTACGTGGCGCAAGCCGCTTTACAGGAAACGCTGCTACTGCGGCCAGACAAGATTGTCTTCGGTGGCGGCGTGGTCAGCGAACCCTTCTTAGTGAAGGTCCGCGCTGAGTTCGCCAAACTCTTGAACGGCTACGTGGACGTCGGTGATCTGACCGACTACATCGTGATGCCATTGGTTAAGGAGAACGGGTCCGCCACCTTAGGGGACTACGCCTTAGCCCTGAAAGAATACAACAAATAA
- a CDS encoding fructose permease, which yields MKVEATSDLAATANPSAARTISMGKAIAYFAFSLVINSAGNVLTLVTSAKIHPSFLGAAYWTAAEANLGTAFHWNLFWAFLIMGFLTAVLNAVLMHHWSWKRIIGNMVFMVPFSALIQVFEDFFMGSYPTLFGGLPDARSTGMVIFYVFLNFVGVALIATAISIYQRVNLVLHPADDLMQILRFRYFKGQAAKAMWASYIPPTLMAIVAIIVTRQFTNFGLGTIFAFVAQGGITGIADKWVFPKLKHQALDVGKPTDND from the coding sequence ATGAAAGTTGAAGCAACTTCGGATTTGGCTGCGACGGCCAATCCTAGCGCGGCTCGAACCATTTCAATGGGGAAAGCCATTGCGTACTTTGCGTTTTCACTGGTCATCAACTCCGCGGGGAACGTGTTGACGTTGGTCACCAGTGCCAAGATTCACCCGTCCTTCTTGGGGGCCGCCTATTGGACGGCGGCGGAAGCCAACTTAGGGACGGCGTTTCACTGGAACCTCTTCTGGGCGTTTCTAATCATGGGCTTCTTAACGGCGGTCTTAAACGCGGTGCTGATGCATCACTGGAGCTGGAAACGAATTATCGGCAACATGGTCTTCATGGTACCGTTCTCCGCGTTGATCCAGGTCTTTGAAGACTTCTTTATGGGCAGTTACCCGACCTTGTTCGGCGGGCTACCGGATGCGCGCAGTACGGGGATGGTCATCTTCTACGTCTTCTTGAACTTTGTTGGGGTGGCATTGATTGCGACCGCCATTTCCATCTATCAACGGGTCAACTTGGTTCTGCACCCAGCGGACGACCTGATGCAGATTCTGCGCTTCCGCTACTTCAAGGGGCAAGCTGCTAAGGCGATGTGGGCGTCCTACATTCCGCCGACTTTGATGGCCATCGTGGCGATCATCGTGACTCGGCAGTTCACCAACTTCGGTTTAGGGACCATCTTCGCTTTCGTCGCCCAAGGCGGCATCACGGGGATCGCCGACAAGTGGGTCTTCCCTAAGCTCAAACACCAAGCCCTCGACGTGGGTAAGCCAACGGACAACGACTAG
- a CDS encoding multidrug efflux SMR transporter produces MWKHWFSVIYGAVFEVSWVVGFKHATTWWEWGLTAIAVYLSFYFLITASRHLPAGTAYAVFVGLGTLGTTTVGMLLFGEAVSLLKIGLILLLLVGIGGLQTVTEKEA; encoded by the coding sequence ATGTGGAAACACTGGTTCAGCGTCATCTACGGCGCCGTCTTTGAAGTCTCGTGGGTCGTAGGGTTCAAGCACGCCACGACTTGGTGGGAATGGGGGCTGACCGCCATCGCCGTCTACCTGAGCTTCTACTTCTTGATCACGGCCAGTCGCCACTTGCCGGCCGGAACGGCCTACGCCGTCTTCGTGGGTCTGGGGACCCTGGGCACCACCACGGTGGGCATGTTGCTCTTCGGCGAGGCCGTCAGTCTCTTGAAGATTGGCTTGATTTTACTGTTGTTAGTCGGAATCGGCGGGCTCCAGACCGTCACGGAAAAGGAGGCGTAA
- a CDS encoding multidrug efflux SMR transporter produces the protein MAWIWLIIAGLCEMMGVTFMNWALHRHTWQLWTAMVVAFTGSFGCLELALQTLPMGTAYAIWTGIGAAGGVITGMLFFGESRDWRKLLWVVVILSATVGLKLIA, from the coding sequence ATGGCTTGGATCTGGTTAATCATTGCGGGCTTGTGTGAAATGATGGGCGTCACCTTCATGAACTGGGCCTTACACCGGCATACCTGGCAGCTCTGGACTGCCATGGTCGTGGCCTTTACCGGGAGCTTCGGCTGTTTGGAACTGGCCTTACAAACGCTGCCCATGGGTACGGCCTACGCCATCTGGACCGGCATCGGGGCCGCGGGCGGCGTGATCACGGGCATGTTGTTCTTCGGCGAATCGCGGGACTGGCGTAAGTTGCTCTGGGTCGTCGTGATTTTAAGTGCCACGGTGGGGTTGAAACTGATCGCCTAA
- a CDS encoding polysaccharide biosynthesis protein: MNKKIISGTFWLSFGSIVSRILGVVYLIPWLYMIGSPYHQTAAQALFNTAYTPYALFISLGTAGFPSAVARRVAYFNGKDEPANARSVAKIGFLVMLASGVLCGILLYLLAPTIAHSSPVASPNDAIIAIRSLVPAIILIPSMSVLRGWFQGNSDLKPYGLSQLWEQFIRIVTILLGTYLIIEVFGNNYKYAVFVSVFAAFIGAVASYLYLLKQLGGYRTQAPTADAAVSRRELLRMLRIVVYESIPFIFVGSGISLCQLFDQLFFKQIMQGALHLSAIKTQYAYTIFSANPNKITTVVISLAMAISETSLPLISSKIANLRDNRAGIEQDIESNLNLMTFFLLPAVLMICALAFPIYGVFFNFDRLGGHYLIYNVLQSFILGMAINVLTVMQALRMSKKATWILLGGLVIKLALQYPLVYFWQGLGAILATSIAFGFVLLASLRLIRHHYALNLTSLKKTGIVNALLLVVMVVLIIATHGLYHPMTGITNKFVAMVYVAVWGLIYLGIYLLLANRSGLTQQLFHKKLGYKYFRYKHFG; encoded by the coding sequence ATGAATAAGAAAATCATCTCCGGAACCTTCTGGCTGTCCTTCGGGAGCATCGTGTCGCGGATTCTGGGCGTCGTCTACCTGATTCCCTGGCTGTACATGATTGGCTCGCCCTATCATCAGACCGCCGCGCAGGCCCTGTTCAACACCGCCTACACGCCCTACGCGCTGTTCATCTCGCTAGGGACGGCCGGGTTCCCCTCGGCGGTCGCCCGCCGCGTCGCCTACTTCAACGGGAAGGATGAGCCGGCCAACGCCCGGAGCGTCGCCAAGATTGGCTTCCTGGTCATGCTGGCCTCGGGGGTCTTGTGTGGGATCTTGCTCTACCTGCTGGCGCCCACCATCGCCCACTCCAGTCCCGTGGCGTCCCCCAACGATGCCATCATTGCCATCCGCAGCCTGGTCCCGGCCATCATCTTGATTCCATCGATGAGCGTCCTGCGGGGCTGGTTCCAGGGGAATTCTGACCTGAAACCCTACGGCCTGTCCCAACTCTGGGAACAGTTCATTCGCATCGTGACCATCCTGCTGGGGACCTACCTGATCATTGAGGTCTTCGGGAATAATTACAAATACGCCGTCTTCGTGAGTGTCTTCGCCGCCTTCATCGGGGCTGTAGCCAGTTACCTGTACCTGTTAAAACAACTGGGCGGCTACCGCACCCAAGCCCCGACCGCAGACGCAGCCGTCTCGCGGCGCGAACTCCTGCGGATGTTACGTATCGTGGTCTACGAGTCAATTCCATTTATCTTCGTGGGGTCCGGCATCTCGCTGTGCCAGCTCTTCGACCAACTGTTTTTCAAACAAATCATGCAGGGGGCCTTACACCTCTCCGCCATCAAGACCCAGTACGCCTACACCATCTTCTCGGCCAACCCCAACAAGATCACCACGGTGGTCATCTCGCTGGCCATGGCCATCTCGGAGACGTCGCTTCCGCTGATTTCCAGTAAAATCGCGAACCTGCGAGACAACCGCGCAGGAATCGAACAGGACATCGAATCGAACCTCAACCTGATGACCTTCTTCCTGTTGCCGGCCGTACTGATGATTTGCGCCCTGGCGTTTCCGATTTACGGGGTCTTCTTCAACTTCGACCGGCTGGGCGGCCATTACCTGATCTACAACGTCCTTCAGAGCTTTATCCTGGGGATGGCCATCAACGTATTGACGGTCATGCAGGCCTTACGGATGAGTAAGAAGGCGACTTGGATTCTCTTGGGCGGCTTGGTCATCAAGCTGGCGCTCCAGTACCCGCTGGTCTACTTCTGGCAAGGGTTGGGCGCCATCCTCGCGACCAGTATCGCCTTTGGATTCGTGTTGCTGGCGAGTCTTCGCTTGATCCGCCACCACTACGCCTTGAACCTGACCAGTCTCAAGAAGACGGGCATCGTTAACGCCCTGTTACTGGTCGTCATGGTGGTCTTGATCATTGCGACCCACGGCCTGTACCACCCCATGACGGGCATCACCAACAAGTTCGTGGCCATGGTCTACGTGGCCGTCTGGGGCCTGATCTACCTGGGCATCTACCTGTTGTTGGCGAACCGTTCCGGCTTGACCCAGCAACTGTTCCATAAGAAGCTGGGCTACAAGTACTTCCGGTACAAGCATTTCGGCTAA
- a CDS encoding histidine phosphatase family protein, translating to MKLAQTLKTTLSIALIATGAFALSGTTSAQAKKKTTTKPVTIYLTRHGETTGNVMGRVQGWSDFPLTKNGLAVANDLGRGLKGKTFKYAYAGNLTRQEVTAKHALKYSGNAKVKVKISSALREGGYGSFEGDSIATDNALIAGVYGYKNGDEMMAKQGKAYWTKLQDAYYTLDKQNSQKTKLVKGDRAESSKQVQKRMAKELKQIAKTTKRHGGGNVLVVSSGMSINEYLASMTKKYKGTPLKNASVTKLTYKNNKLSVSGKIGSLYYVNKGAKLAK from the coding sequence ATGAAGTTAGCACAGACCCTAAAGACCACCCTTAGTATCGCGCTTATCGCGACCGGTGCGTTCGCCTTATCCGGGACCACGTCGGCCCAAGCCAAGAAGAAGACCACTACGAAACCCGTGACGATCTACTTGACGCGGCACGGCGAAACCACGGGTAACGTGATGGGCCGGGTTCAAGGCTGGAGTGATTTCCCGTTGACTAAGAACGGGTTAGCGGTCGCCAACGATTTGGGCCGGGGGTTAAAGGGGAAGACCTTCAAGTACGCCTATGCAGGGAACCTGACTCGGCAGGAAGTCACGGCCAAGCACGCGTTGAAGTACTCCGGTAACGCCAAGGTCAAAGTCAAGATCTCTTCTGCCTTACGCGAAGGCGGCTACGGGAGCTTTGAAGGGGACAGTATCGCCACGGATAACGCCCTGATCGCCGGTGTATACGGCTACAAGAACGGTGACGAGATGATGGCTAAGCAGGGGAAGGCTTACTGGACCAAGTTACAGGACGCCTACTACACCTTAGACAAGCAGAACAGTCAAAAGACTAAGCTGGTCAAGGGTGACCGGGCCGAAAGTTCCAAGCAAGTTCAGAAGCGGATGGCTAAGGAACTGAAGCAGATCGCCAAGACCACCAAGCGCCACGGGGGCGGGAACGTCCTGGTGGTCAGCTCAGGGATGTCGATCAACGAATACCTGGCAAGTATGACCAAGAAGTACAAAGGCACGCCGCTGAAGAACGCTTCAGTGACGAAGCTGACGTACAAGAACAATAAGTTATCGGTTTCCGGCAAGATTGGTTCCCTGTACTACGTGAACAAGGGTGCCAAGCTGGCAAAATAA
- a CDS encoding glycoside hydrolase family 65 protein — MNTPGGTLLNYRVDLSDNQPHVLDYQAYVGAVSEFNTIDPVTPALDSSLEELADDNQRFWQKVWRHGEVRVGGNPSLDLAIHYNVFQLNQSAGRDGRTNIPAKGLSGSGYEGHYFWDTEMFMLPYFIYTHPQMARQLLQYRYQVLPQARERARQMGVEHGALFAWRTINGQEASAYYPAGTAQYHIDADIAYAVGKYYDVTGDWDFIAQCGFEMVLETARFWADFGTWHQVGDLRRFEFLTVTGPDEYTALVNNNYYTNRMAKHNLELVVQLADDLAKHDPERLMDLHVTPADLAHFRDLAAHIYLPYSQDYKINAQDDSFLSKPHWPADRMTPDNFPLLLHYHPLTIYRYQVAKQADTMLADYLFPDDLDPEQLKREYTYYEGVTTHDSSLSRSTFSILAARLGDTEKAYRYFMDTARMDLVNLQGNTADGLHLANLGGSWLALVAGFSGFHVQAGVVHVTNHLPQELTALSYRLTVGKSVLEVDLAADVTRVRLISGPSVHVSVNGRPESLIAVTKN, encoded by the coding sequence ATGAATACGCCGGGGGGGACGCTGTTGAACTACCGGGTCGACCTCAGCGACAACCAGCCGCACGTGCTGGACTACCAGGCCTACGTGGGCGCGGTCAGTGAGTTCAACACCATCGACCCAGTGACCCCGGCGCTAGATAGTTCCCTCGAGGAGCTGGCTGACGATAACCAGCGCTTCTGGCAAAAGGTCTGGCGACACGGTGAAGTCCGGGTGGGGGGCAACCCGTCCCTGGACCTGGCCATTCACTATAACGTCTTTCAGCTGAATCAGTCCGCGGGGCGGGACGGCCGAACCAATATCCCGGCGAAGGGCCTGAGTGGTTCGGGGTACGAAGGGCATTACTTCTGGGATACTGAAATGTTCATGTTGCCCTACTTCATCTATACCCATCCGCAGATGGCCCGGCAGCTGTTGCAGTACCGCTACCAGGTCCTGCCGCAGGCGCGGGAACGGGCTCGCCAGATGGGGGTCGAACACGGCGCGCTGTTCGCTTGGCGGACCATCAACGGGCAGGAAGCCTCGGCCTACTATCCGGCCGGAACGGCGCAGTACCATATTGACGCCGACATAGCCTACGCGGTGGGCAAGTACTACGACGTGACCGGCGACTGGGACTTTATCGCCCAGTGTGGGTTCGAGATGGTCCTGGAGACGGCGCGGTTCTGGGCCGATTTCGGCACTTGGCACCAGGTGGGGGACCTCCGGCGCTTCGAATTCTTGACCGTCACGGGGCCCGACGAATACACGGCGTTGGTCAACAACAACTACTACACCAATCGGATGGCCAAACACAACTTGGAGCTGGTGGTCCAGTTAGCGGACGACCTGGCCAAGCATGACCCGGAACGCTTGATGGACCTGCATGTGACGCCGGCGGACCTAGCACATTTCCGGGACTTAGCGGCGCACATCTACCTGCCTTACAGTCAAGACTATAAGATCAATGCGCAGGACGACAGCTTCCTCAGTAAGCCGCACTGGCCAGCCGACCGGATGACACCGGATAACTTCCCGTTGCTGTTGCACTACCACCCGTTGACCATCTACCGCTATCAGGTCGCCAAGCAGGCGGATACCATGTTGGCGGACTACCTGTTCCCGGACGACCTGGACCCGGAACAGTTGAAACGCGAGTACACCTATTACGAAGGCGTCACTACTCACGATTCATCGCTATCGCGGTCGACCTTTAGCATCTTGGCGGCCCGGTTGGGAGACACCGAGAAGGCCTACCGCTACTTCATGGATACGGCGCGGATGGACCTGGTCAACCTCCAAGGCAATACCGCCGATGGCCTGCATTTGGCCAATCTGGGCGGCAGCTGGTTAGCGTTAGTGGCGGGGTTCTCCGGTTTCCATGTCCAAGCTGGCGTGGTCCACGTGACCAACCATTTGCCCCAGGAGCTGACGGCGCTGTCCTACCGCTTAACGGTGGGCAAGAGTGTCTTGGAAGTTGACTTAGCGGCCGATGTGACGCGGGTGCGCTTAATCAGCGGGCCTAGTGTGCACGTAAGCGTCAACGGCCGACCGGAATCTTTGATTGCGGTGACGAAGAACTAA
- a CDS encoding alpha/beta hydrolase → MAEQANCVVYNVDYALAPEQPYPAGILDGLAVIADLKATYAQISVSGDSAGASIALAVSQLCRSMGICEIASHILFYPTVIQGSDYQGDLWNDRQIDVVASQRPALHRSYQLFEQLDEIMSDYYVNGQAVDFKAPLLSPLLADPHNFKKTTVLIGEFDPFRLQAEAFIRQVGSANQDARYIRYGGMSHAFLNFTGNVPAVQDALKMAAQSL, encoded by the coding sequence ATGGCGGAACAGGCCAACTGCGTGGTCTATAACGTCGATTACGCCTTAGCACCCGAACAACCGTATCCGGCGGGGATCTTGGACGGGTTGGCGGTCATCGCCGATTTGAAAGCGACCTACGCCCAGATCTCGGTCAGCGGGGACTCGGCGGGGGCCTCGATTGCCTTGGCCGTGAGCCAGCTGTGCCGGTCGATGGGCATCTGCGAGATTGCCAGCCACATCCTGTTCTACCCCACCGTGATTCAGGGGTCCGACTATCAAGGGGATCTCTGGAACGACCGTCAGATTGACGTGGTCGCGAGCCAGCGCCCCGCGTTACACCGATCCTACCAACTCTTTGAACAATTAGACGAGATCATGAGCGACTACTACGTCAACGGCCAAGCGGTCGACTTCAAGGCGCCACTCCTGTCGCCGCTCTTGGCGGACCCGCACAACTTCAAGAAGACCACCGTGTTGATTGGAGAGTTCGATCCGTTTCGGCTCCAGGCCGAGGCCTTTATTCGCCAGGTGGGCTCCGCGAATCAGGACGCCCGCTATATTCGCTACGGCGGCATGAGCCACGCGTTTTTGAACTTTACCGGTAACGTTCCGGCGGTCCAGGATGCCTTGAAGATGGCGGCGCAGTCACTTTAA
- a CDS encoding alpha/beta hydrolase translates to MKVSKRTLGAGDYRVTVTYYQPDPIADLHVIQKRPLAIILPGGGFTFYSQRESEIIALNYLAQGFAAVVVDYRLADQPPVLPTALYQLGTVVAYFRARAVADHLSPDHFILAGFSAGGYLAALYADHWSAPFLTQTLGVASDQLKVNALALAYPVIGLRLGWPSTAPEREAIAGEWPYHEADQLVTAANPPTFIWATQTDELVPVTNAQHYIQALRAAGVSVQSTIYATGPHGLSLARAFTAFPKSYDAADATFGAAFVQPTVAHWFADELDWLDQVWNLTAFWRNQ, encoded by the coding sequence ATGAAGGTCTCTAAACGGACGTTGGGTGCGGGCGATTACCGGGTGACGGTAACCTATTATCAACCGGACCCGATTGCGGATCTGCACGTGATTCAGAAGCGGCCCTTGGCGATCATCTTGCCGGGCGGTGGCTTTACCTTCTACTCGCAACGGGAAAGCGAAATTATTGCGTTAAATTATCTGGCCCAAGGATTTGCGGCGGTGGTGGTGGATTACCGGTTAGCCGACCAACCCCCAGTATTGCCCACGGCCCTGTACCAGTTAGGGACGGTGGTGGCTTACTTCCGGGCCCGGGCGGTCGCCGATCATCTGTCGCCTGACCACTTTATCCTGGCGGGCTTCTCGGCCGGGGGTTACCTGGCCGCCCTCTATGCGGATCACTGGTCGGCGCCGTTTCTGACCCAGACCTTGGGGGTTGCGTCGGATCAGTTGAAAGTCAACGCCTTAGCGCTAGCGTACCCGGTAATCGGGTTACGCCTGGGCTGGCCTAGCACGGCTCCCGAACGAGAAGCGATTGCCGGGGAATGGCCCTACCATGAAGCAGACCAGCTGGTCACGGCGGCCAACCCGCCGACCTTTATCTGGGCGACCCAGACGGATGAGCTGGTGCCGGTCACCAACGCCCAGCACTATATCCAGGCCTTACGGGCGGCGGGTGTTTCTGTCCAGAGTACCATCTACGCGACGGGGCCTCACGGGTTATCGCTGGCTCGCGCCTTCACGGCGTTTCCCAAGAGCTACGACGCGGCCGATGCGACGTTCGGGGCGGCCTTCGTCCAACCCACGGTCGCCCACTGGTTCGCCGATGAGCTAGACTGGCTGGACCAGGTCTGGAACCTGACCGCATTTTGGCGGAATCAATGA